A stretch of the Aegilops tauschii subsp. strangulata cultivar AL8/78 chromosome 4, Aet v6.0, whole genome shotgun sequence genome encodes the following:
- the LOC141021159 gene encoding protein synthesis inhibitor I-like, which produces MDWEEAATLQVEAVAAAAVDLSPVEAVAAAEEVEADTSVNRSIVNNQRLTPIAKLLITLVGVVIAFQPASAIKIPESINGVPLIGMEADLEDYARLAREGRRVAKMRSPFTMSREGLPVLENQTGVAKPPPAWLYNKIVNGHDQVVFLIRSDNLYIGGYINPQGIIHSFAEYSSMLPGSISLGIGGSYRDLVGRRSNLANLDLGKRAMKRALKILSRYKHGVSDFFQMTTSLARYSVVLCEAQRFTEIHESLLDKWNSRTGYYIQRPKELLVSWASLSCGVLEKWKPTLKYGKTYYYETLWNYDNVRFKLRTSKTGAPYLLRLLIKGKRCQDSIMGWGHRP; this is translated from the exons ATGGACTGGGAAGAAGCGGCGACTTTGCAGGTGGAGGCcgtagcggcggcggcggttgatTTGTCGCCGGTGGAGGCCgtagcggcggcggaggaggttgAGGCGGACACATCAGTCAACCGCAGCATCGTCAACAATCAG AGACTCACTCCTATTGCAAAGCTTCTCATTACATTGGTAGGAGTTGTAATTGCATTTCAACCTGCTAGTGCTATCAAGATTCCTGAGAGTATTAATGG AGTGCCACTTATTGGGATGGAAGCGGATCTAGAGGACTATGCTAGGTTGGCTCGGGAAGGACGTCGAGTAGCCAAAATGCGCTCGCCATTTACCATGTCAAGGGAAGGTCTGCCTGTGCTTGAAAATCAGACTGGAGTTGCAAAACCACCGCCGGCCTGGTTATATAACAAGATTGTAAATGGCCATGATCAGGTGGTATTTCTGATTAGAAGCGATAACCTGTATATCGGTGGATACATAAATCCCCAAGGAATTATCCATTCATTCGCCGAATATTCAAGTATGCTCCCCGGATCCATTTCTCTAGGAATCGGTGGAAGTTATAGAGACCTAGTTGGTCGTAGGTCAAACCTTGCAAACCTTGATCTAGGCAAAAGGGCAATGAAGAGAGCTTTGAAGATTCTTTCTCGGTACAAACATGGAGTCAGCGACTTCTTTCAGATGACAACTTCACTGGCAAGGTACTCTGTAGTATTATGTGAGGCACAGAGGTTCACGGAGATTCATGAATCTTTACTTGATAAATGGAACTCAAGGACTGGATACTATATTCAGCGGCCTAAGGAGCTCTTAGTTAGCTGGGCTTCACTGTCGTGTGGTGTGCTGGAGAAGTGGAAACCCACCCTCAAATATGGTAAAACCTATTATTATGAGACATTGTGGAACTATGACAATGTACGGTTCAAACTTAGAACATCAAAAACAGGAGCTCCATATCTCTTGAGACTGCTGATAAAGGGCAAAAGATGCCAGGATAGCATAATGGGCTGGGGCCACCGCCCTTAG
- the LOC141021599 gene encoding uncharacterized protein produces MVFEDESSDDLSNLQISSSEDGMHYQIPASIEDQDYNGLEKASEGLCVEHRLPTERRVAFESFETGRRFLVCAQPESENCGFLAWVDPEWPPTMQNALLKLWEMFEDSRHARRKDNLESSLTIHHLKEEKRNLDANYDKLVEDVHQLLGAQEDRVLDLSYVQAKEKRAEVASASAVAGMKNEMEKKEAENLKLKEKYKVLMNLLEAQGSVIRNLKTNHLKEKEKLTEGNNNLKIQVDELTKSVKKLTEENVQLNLHMYDLKRGHENLIKCRDELKLQLAVQFNSLEKSKEKLKLIHDILKE; encoded by the exons ATGGTCTTCGAGGATGAGAGCAGCGATGACTTGTCCAACCTGCAGATCTCCTCCTCCGAAGACGGTATGCATTATCAG ATTCCTGCTAGTATTGAAGACCAAGACTACAATGGCTTGGAGAAGGCATCAGAAGGGCTCTGCGTGGAGCATCGGCTGCCAACTGAGCGTCGTGTAGCTTTTGAATCATTTGAGACGGGCAGGAGGTTTCTAGTTTGTGCTCAGCCT GAAAGTGAGAATTGTGGTTTTCTTGCGTGGGTTGACCCAGAGTGGCCTCCCACAATGCAAAATGCATTGTTGAAGCTTTGGGAAATGTTTGAAGACAGCAGGCATGCTAGGAGGAAGGATAACCTGGAAAGTTCACTTACTATCCACCACCTTAAAGAAGAGAAAAGGAATCTGGATGCCAACTATGACAAACTAGTTGAAGATGTCCATCAACTTCTCGGTGCACAGGAGGACAGGGTGTTGGATTTGAGCTATGTGCAAGCTAAGGAGAAGAGAGCTGAGGTTGCCAGTGCATCAGCTGTGGCTGGCATGAAGAATGAGATGGAGAAGAAAGAGGCAGAGAACTTGAAGCTGAAAGAGAAGTATAAAGTGCTGATGAACCTGCTAGAAGCTCAAGGCAGTGTCATTAGGAACCTGAAGACGAATCATTTGAAAGAGAAGGAAAAGCTAACTGAAGGCAACAACAATTTAAAGATTCAGGTTGATGAGCTCACCAAGTCTGTGAAAAAACTCACAGAAGAGAATGTGCAGCTGAACCTTCACATGTATGATCTCAAGAGGGGACATGAGAATCTGATAAAATGCAGGGATGAGTTAAAGCTCCAGCTAGCTGTTCAGTTCAATTCACTTGAGAAGAGCAAAGAGAAGTTGAAGTTGATCCATGACATCTTGAAGGAATGA